The following coding sequences lie in one Actinomyces capricornis genomic window:
- a CDS encoding M48 family metallopeptidase yields the protein MIVLALLLNVALIVAAIVLLLHRQELPGYLSGVIPALFLAPFAAFILIRFQYWSTIANGVEVTSKQFPEIWGLLQELFPVMGFTADAPRANDRIPRVYLVNGNGVMNAFASKCAVTRGYVVLHSDLVDTAYDHGNIEGLRFVLAHELAHIKCGHVSIWRTILHPALALLRLDTSLTRAQEYTADRTAAFVSPHGALEVARILYAGKHMGARMDLDEYMHSMTTHKDGIWLRIVNLLSSHAVGFRRMEALRAASQGQWDVHGRML from the coding sequence ATGATCGTGCTCGCGCTGCTCCTCAACGTCGCCCTCATCGTGGCAGCGATCGTCCTCCTGCTTCATCGCCAGGAGCTGCCGGGATACCTCAGCGGGGTCATTCCTGCCCTCTTCCTGGCGCCATTCGCGGCGTTCATCCTCATCCGCTTCCAGTACTGGAGCACCATCGCCAACGGTGTGGAGGTCACCAGCAAGCAGTTCCCCGAGATCTGGGGCCTGCTCCAGGAGCTCTTCCCCGTCATGGGATTCACCGCGGACGCACCCCGCGCGAACGACCGCATCCCCCGCGTCTACCTCGTCAACGGTAACGGGGTCATGAACGCCTTCGCCAGCAAATGCGCTGTCACGAGGGGCTACGTCGTCCTTCATAGTGATCTGGTCGATACCGCCTACGATCACGGGAACATCGAGGGCCTGAGATTCGTGCTCGCCCACGAGCTCGCTCACATCAAGTGCGGGCACGTCAGTATCTGGCGCACGATTCTGCACCCGGCGCTGGCACTGCTCAGGCTCGATACCTCCCTGACCCGCGCCCAGGAGTACACCGCCGATCGGACGGCGGCATTCGTCAGTCCGCATGGAGCCCTGGAGGTGGCCCGTATCCTCTACGCGGGTAAGCACATGGGTGCGCGCATGGACCTCGATGAGTACATGCATTCCATGACCACCCACAAGGATGGCATCTGGCTGCGCATCGTCAACCTCCTGTCTAGCCACGCCGTGGGATTCCGCCGTATGGAGGCCCTCCGTGCCGCCTCCCAGGGGCAATGGGACGTGCACGGCAGGATGCTGTAG